In Corylus avellana chromosome ca2, CavTom2PMs-1.0, the following proteins share a genomic window:
- the LOC132171621 gene encoding glutamate receptor 2.7-like has translation MYITSAGIEPSENLFIFCLFFCVHKLSNPKMGFPFFTSYIVVKFCHLFPLLIISVLLFISDGAQPANTTKVTNIGVIIDVTSRIGKEEKTAIEIAAANFNGKLSLHFQDSGQLDPLQVASAAEELIKEKKVDVIIGMNKWEEAALVASVGNREKVPIISFAAPARTPPQMEHRWPFLIQMANNGSEQIKCIADIIREYKWKRVVVIYEDDAYGSESGMSALLSKALQDFDSEIEYRLVLPPPSSLSSPKGFVLDELLKLQKATKSRVFVVLQSSLSMLTHLFREAYKAGLVGRESAWILSDSVTSFLDSVDSSTISSMKGVLGIKITYNSSTTDSYTDFYTGFSKKFQSEYPEEANPKPGIHALRAYDSITAISLAMETTTEMLLGNIVSSRFSGLSGEIRFEEGKLMQIPPLRIVNVVDQGNKRYEELEFWVPEKSAQRLAGSVIWPGKFSRRSPKGWAMPSDGNPLIIGVPGRTSFEKFVKVDNSSKDDIKYDGWCIEVFKKVLSNLSYSLPYEFQPFYGTYDELIIRVSNKTYDAVVGDVTILANRLEYVEFTQPYVESGLSMIVPAKPEGSAAWMFLKPFTWEMWAVTGAIMLYTMLIIWFLEHRFNPEFSGALKNQIGTTFWFTFSSLFFAHREKINSNLTRVVVVVWLFVVWILTSSYTASLSSMLTVQRMQPVNTDIEYLKSSNSRVGCDNDSFVRNYLEDVIGFNSHNIITVFNETDYTGLFENKTITAAFLELPYKKLFINKHCKGYTATTPTYKFGGFGFAFQRGSPIARDFSASILRLLEDGKLTPLEDEWLTPSKECAVNVTSTSAEHLSLQSFWGLYLISGAISTICFLLSLIRLLKSYQHQQEACEGNATPSDTSAWNKAVGLARYFYNGEINSPGRSPSFAPTTDEWISWEYVSTSDTPDNIHASAPAEIEMP, from the exons atgtatataacaaGTGCTGGAATAGAGCCTTctgagaatttatttattttttgtttattcttttgtGTACACAAATTATCAAATCCCAAAATGGGTTTTCCTTTCTTTACAAGTTACATAGTGGTAAAATTTTGCCACCTCTTTCCCCTGCTCATCATCTCTGTTCTTCTCTTTATCTCCGATGGAGCTCAACCTGCTAACACAACCAAAGTTACAAATATCGGTGTAATCATTGATGTCACGTCCCGAATCgggaaagaagagaaaacagcCATTGAAATTGCAGCTGCAAACTTCAACGGCAAGCTGTCCCTCCATTTCCAGGACTCTGGCCAATTAGACCCCCTTCAAGTTGCTTCTGCTG CTGAGGAGCTGATTAAGGAAAAGAAAGTGGATGTAATTATTGGCATGAACAAATGGGAGGAAGCCGCACTCGTAGCTTCTGTTGGAAACAGGGAAAAAGTTCCTATCATTTCATTCGCAGCTCCCGCCAGAACCCCACCGCAGATGGAACACCGCTGGCCTTTCTTGATACAAATGGCTAACAACGGTTCTGAACAAATCAAATGCATTGCAGATATTATTCGGGAGTACAAATGGAAAAGGGTTGTGGTGATATATGAAGATGATGCGTACGGCAGTGAGTCAGGGATGTCGGCTCTGCTCTCCAAGGCTCTGCAGGATTTTGATTCAGAGATTGAGTACCGTTTAGTTCTTCCCCCACCTTCTTCTCTGTCTTCTCCAAAAGGGTTTGTTCTGGACGAGCTGCTGAAGCTGCAGAAAGCAACAAAATCTCGAGTTTTTGTTGTTCTTCAGTCATCGTTGTCGATGTTGACTCATTTGTTCAGAGAAGCTTATAAAGCTGGACTTGTAGGGAGAGAGTCAGCTTGGATTCTCTCTGACAGTGTAACAAGTTTCCTGGATTCTGTTGACAGCTCTACTATTTCCTCTATGAAAGGTGTTTTAGGGATCAAGATCACCTACAACTCTAGTACTACTGATTCTTATACAGATTTCTATACTGGGTTCtcaaaaaaattccaatccGAGTATCCAGAGGAAGCTAATCCTAAGCCGGGAATTCATGCTCTACGAGCATATGATAGCATTACAGCCATTTCACTGGCCATGGAGACAACGACAGAGATGTTGTTAGGGAATATCGTATCAAGCAGATTCTCTGGTTTAAGTGGAGAAATACGTTTCGAAGAAGGAAAGCTGATGCAAATTCCCCCATTGAGGATTGTAAATGTGGTTGACCAGGGGAATAAGAGGTATGAAGAATTAGAGTTTTGGGTACCAGAGAAAAGCGCACAACGTTTGGCTGGCTCGGTAATTTGGCCCGGGAAATTTAGCAGAAGATCACCAAAAGGCTGGGCAATGCCTAGTGATGGGAATCCATTGATAATTGGAGTTCCTGGTAGGACTTCGTTCGAGAAGTTTGTGAAGGTAGATAACAGCAGCAAAGATGATATCAAATATGATGGTTGGTGCATTGAAGTTTTCAAGAAGGTGCTATCTAATTTGAGTTATAGTTTGCCATATGAATTTCAGCCCTTCTATGGCACCTATGACGAATTGATTATCAGAGTCTCTAACAAG ACTTATGATGCTGTGGTTGGTGACGTGACCATATTGGCTAACAGATTGGAATACGTGGAATTTACTCAGCCATACGTCGAGTCAGGTTTGTCCATGATAGTTCCTGCAAAACCTGAAGGGTCAGCAGCATGGATGTTTTTGAAGCCTTTCACTTGGGAAATGTGGGCTGTGACTGGTGCCATCATGCTTTATACAATGCTTATAATTTGGTTCTTGGAGCATCGATTCAATCCAGAATTTAGTGGCGCATTGAAGAATCAGATTGGCACCACGTTTTGGTTCACATTCTCCTCTCTGTTCTTCGCTCACA GAGAGAAAATTAATAGCAACTTGACCCGAGTGGTGGTGGTAGTATGGCTTTTTGTTGTGTGGATCTTAACCTCGAGCTACACTGCTAGCCTGTCTTCTATGCTCACTGTGCAacgaatgcaacctgttaataCAGATATCGAGTATCTAAAGAGCAGCAACTCAAGAGTTGGTTGTGATAATGATTCATTTGTCAGGAATTACCTGGAGGATGTGATTGGATTCAATTCACATAACATCATCACAGTTTTTAATGAAACTGATTACACAGGGCTATTTGAGAACAAGACCATAACTGCAGCCTTTCTAGAACTTCCATATAAGAAGCTTTTCATCAACAAGCATTGCAAGGGATACACTGCCACCACACCTACCTATAAATTTGGAGGATTTGGCTTT GCATTCCAGAGAGGTTCCCCAATAGCCAGGGATTTTTCAGCATCAATTTTAAGGTTATTAGAAGACGGTAAGCTCACACCACTCGAAGATGAATGGCTGACTCCTTCGAAGGAGTGTGCAGTGAATGTAACATCCACTAGTGCAGAACATTTGAGCCTCCAGAGCTTCTGGGGTCTCTACCTTATATCTGGTGCAATTTCTACCATTTGTTTTCTACTATCATTAATCCGCTTACTAAAGAGTTATCAACATCAACAAGAAGCATGCGAAGGCAATGCAACTCCAAGTGATACAAGTGCTTGGAACAAGGCGGTTGGACTTGCAAGATACTTTTACAATGGAGAGATCAATAGTCCAGGGAGATCTCCTTCTTTTGCTCCCACCACAGATGAATGGATTTCTTGGGAGTACGTGAGCACCTCTGATACTCCGGACAATATTCATGCCTCAGCACCTGCTGAAATTGAAATGCCATAG